DNA from Candidatus Thermoplasmatota archaeon:
GGACTTGAGCATCAGGATGCCGTGCTCAGCGTCGAACGCCGCCATGTTCCTGACGAAGATATCGACCTGATTCCGCTGTGCGATGTCCTGGTAGACCAGTTCGACCCCTTCGATCATGTGCGAATACTCCTCGGGCCGGTTCGCGTCCGCGAGGATGGGTATCATGTTCTTCCTGGTCTCGCACACGCCAACAAGATCCCTGAAGGACCGCTCTGATACCTCGATACAGTGCACCATGCCGTTGGTGACGATGTCCGATACATGAGAGGCAGTCGTGCCCGAGGCAGCGCCGAGGTACAAGACCTTGGTGCTCTCGTCGATACCCAGCGCCCTCGCGCCCAGCAGGATGGCCGCAGCGAGCTTGGACCGCTTGGGGTCCCAGGACCTGTACTCTATGCCGTCAGATTCGACAAGACGCTCGCCGTAAACATCCTTTCCCGGGGCGGCATTGACGGTGAGCAGGCCGTGTCCGTCCGTGAACACTCCCGGAATGCCTTCCACCCTGGTCAGCGGCTTCGTCATGATGACCCCACGAACGGGTTTCCGATAAAAAGATTATATGGGCTAGAACATAGCAAGGCACGATGGCGGACGAGGATCTCAAGAAGCAGATTAAGTCGCTCTCGGAGAAGATGGAGAGCGTCGAGGAGACCATGAGCAAGGTCGCCCAGCCGTACTCACAGCTCCTGGAATACATCGAGAGGTTCCAGAAGATATCGTCCAGCTACTTCAAGATGCTCGGGCTGTACCAGAGATACGGGGCGATATCCCCGGACCTTCTCATCCCGGGCGTCAAAGACTCCATCTCCAGGGACATCGTGAAGGTCCTGTTCGAGAGGGACGGCCAGAACATCTCCCAGATAACAGACAAGCTGAAGGAGATGCGAGGCACATCCTCAAGAAGGATCGTTCGGGAACGGCTGAGGCTCCTTGAGGAGAAGGGCGTGGTGAGAGGCAAGGGATCCTCAAGGTCGAAGGACTACTGGCTCACGGAAGAGTACATTGAGAAGTGGTACAACCTGATCGGGCTCGGCCCCGGCAAGGACAAGCCCCCCGAACAGGTTCGGGATGATGGTGGACTCTGATGGTCTGCCGGTCACTTGTGCTCACTTCCCTTATGTACTGGCTCCACACATAGTATGCTCCAAGAAGCCCCGTGAAGGGGCGAGAAGGTGAAGAAATTTGTCAGGTGACATGCCAGACGCGAAAGAACTCAAGGAGATACTCGGCGTGGTCTCGACCGAGATCCCGAAGCTGCTAGAGTCGATAAGCAACATGATCTACAACAAGGACAACGCCGAGAACTTCGGCAAGTCGGTGGCCGTGTTCTACAAGCAGATGGTGGACTCGGGCATGGACCAGAAGCAGGCGTTCGAGCTGACCCAGACGTACATGACGAACTTCAGCATGGGCGGCATGCTGAGCCAGGTCATCGGCGGAGCCGCGAAGAACGCCGTTGACAAGGAATAGGACGAGTCGCTCGAGAAGAACACAGAGAAGATGAAAGAGAAGCTGGATGAACACGATGCCGAGTAAACATGAGGGGGATCTGCCAAAGACAGTGGCAGTCATCATGACGGAGATTCCAGCCATCGCACTGAGCACGGGTTGGGCGTACCTCAAGACCAAGAGACGCATCCGCCAGGGCTCGAAGTACGTGATGAAGGGGTTGCTGGAGAACGGCATGCCTAAGGAGCTGGCCTCACAGCTGGTGGACCAGTATGAGACGGACCTCAGCGTCAGGAAGCTAATCAAGGGGTTCGGAGGACCATTCACCAAGAAGTGGGAATGACACGCGTCTTCGCTGCTGCATGTAGCAGATAGTGTGACAATCACATTCGAAAAAAGCATGTCGTGCAAGGACGACATGTGGACATCTACGTCGATGAGAGTGGCGACCTGGGGTTCTCATGGCCCCGGAGTTCCAAATACTTGATAGTCGCAATGCTTGCTACTAGTGATAGTAGGCAGCTTCACAGGATTATGAAGCGGGCGCGAAGTAGATTCCGCGATTCACGGTATCCCGGTGGCGAGTTCAAGTTCAACCGGGAATCAGATGTCGTAAGAGTCTTCTTCATGGAGGCACTGGGGAAAGCAAACTGTGCAATCACGTGGACCGCTGTTGACAAGATGAAACCGCGGAGACGTTTCACAAGGGGGAGTGACCTCTATGATCTTGCGTGCGAGGAAACGCTTCGCCAGATGTCCAGAGTGTTGGAGGCGGGTTCAATCGACATGATAATGGACTGCAGGAGATCCAAGACTAAACAGAGGCGGAATCTCGAGTCTCTGATGAATCGTGTTCTCATGTCAAATCATCCTGGTCATTTTCCGCCCGAATTGACGATAAGACACCTCGACTCTGAGAGCTGTGTGGGTCTCCAAATCCATGATTTCGTAGTAGGATCGGTGTTTCAGAGGGTCGAACGAATGAACGAACGTTATCTAAGAATCATAGAGGGAAGAGTCACATCCTACCGAATCATCTAGATAGAAAGGTGCAGACCCCGGGTGGAGTGTTGTTGTGTGCACCGTCCGGTACACTTTACCCCCCGGGACTTACCTGCGTTTCTCTATTAGATGGCATGCGATTTAAACGTTCCTAGCGGATGTAGCACCGATGCACTCATTCATTGGGGCAACCGGGCCGGCGCAGTCGATGAACCAGAGGATGCGACTAGTCAGGAAAGTAATATCAATGCCTCATCCAATATTGAGCCCGTGAAGTCAGAACTGACAAGAATAGCCAATGCAGTCTACACCGCGTACCGTGAGCTCCCCAAGGACTACGACGGGCACATACATGTGGGAAAGGGAGCGAGCGGATCCCCGACATCTAAGATTGACAAGTTCGCCGAAGACGTCATACTCAAGTACATGGACGAGGAGGAGATCGGCCTCAACGTGCTGAGCGAGGAGGCAGGGTTCATCGACCGCGGCGGAAGCCAAGTCCTTGTTGTTGACCCGATCGACGGGACTCTGAACTGCACGAGGGGAGTGCCGTTCTTCTCGGTCTCACTTGCCATAGGCAAGAGCAAGCTATCGGACTGCGACCACGCGCTCGTGAGGAACCTGTCCACGGGGGACACCTACTTCGCCCGGAGAGGTGGCGGGGCAGAGCTTAACGGACACAGGATTGGCATCTCGAAGTACGACAAGGACGAGGGCATGTTCATCATCTACAATAACAAGGACTCCGCGCCGGAGACCGACCGCGTGCGAAAGATGGCCAGCAAGGTCAGGTCGTTCGGCGCAGCCTCGCTCGAGATGTGCCTGGTAGCCCAGGGCGCCGCCCAAGCCCTCTACATGAACTGCGCCAAGTTCCAGAGGATGATAAGGGTAATCGACATCGCCGCGAGCTGTCTGATACTGCGCGAGGCTGGAGGCGAGGTTGTCGACCTATCCGGGGACAAGCTCGACATGGAGTTCGACCTCCAGGACAGGAAGAACTTCCTGGCATACGGCGACCCGATGGTCAAGGAGATGGTACTACGAGGATCGGAATAACCGGCACACCCGAGCTCAGGAACTTCAAGCCCGTCGCGAAGAAGGTCCTGGAAGCGCTAAAGGGAGAGGAATTCGTGGTGGAAACCCACACAGCGGAGGCCCTAGGACTAAAGGGTGAGCCGCTCCAGAAGATGAAGGTCGATGTCCTGATCACCATCGGAGGGGACGGGACGATACTGCGCACGCTCCAGGGGAACGATGCGCCTGTCATGGGCGTGAATGCTGGAGTCCTCGGGTTCCTGACGGAGGTCCAGGGGGACGAGATCAAGCCCGCGATCAAGAAGCTCTTGGCAGGGGAGTACCACTTGGAGAAGCGGCTCAAGCTGAAGACCACGATGAACGGCCAGAGGTTGGAGGACGCCACCAACGAGGCGGTCGTGCACACGGCCCACATCGCCAAGATGAGGCACTTCGCGATATCCGTCGACGGCACTCCGGCAACGGAGATCAGAGCGGACGGACTGATCGTCGCGACACCGACGGGCTCGACATCGTACGCCATGAGCGTCGGCTCGTCCATCATAGACCCGCGCGTGGACGCGTTCGTCATAGCTCCCATAGCCCCGTTCCGACTCGCGGCCAGGCCGCTGGTCGTGGCAGCGAAGAGCAAGATCGCAGTCACGATCCTGGAGCCTAAGGAGTGCACAATGGTCATAGACGGCCAGTGCGAGTTCAAGATCAGAGGGGACGAGAAGCTCGTGTTCACCGCGTCCGAGAAGAAGGCGAAGTTCGTCAGCTTCAAGGACGACTTCTACAGGAACCTCGAGGAGAAGCTCATAGCATCGGCGCCTTTCGCGGCGCACAGGCATTGATCCGGAGCGCGAGGACAGCATGAAAGCAGTCAAGTCCGAAGCCGTCAAGATCAGCTATCAGAAGCGGTGGTTCGCGCTCGGGACGGCGACCTATGTCGCGATGACAGCCGCGCTGTTCTACCTGTCCGAGTCCTCGGTGGAGGACTCGATCAAGATCTTCTGGTTCGCTGCTGGTCTTGCCGAGGGCATACTGTTCTTCCTGTTCATCGTGCCGCCGCTGCTGACAAGCCACCTCGCGGGAGACAAAGGGCTCCGGCTGCACATGGGGCTCCTCATCGACGAGACGATCCCCTATAACTGGGTCCGGGAGATCAAAGAGTCCTCGATCCACTGGGGCGCCGTCAAGGTCGGCATAGGCGTGAGGTACTCCGGGATCACCAGGGCTTTGTTCGTTACTTCATCTTTCAACAACTTGGTCGTCATCAAGCTGGACAAGGAGCACATGATCGGCCGGGTGTTCAGGAAACCTGTGTCGGAGATCGTCGTCAGCGTCAGCTTCGCGAAGGGTTTTCTGGACGCCATGAGTCAGAGGGCCGGGCTCGAGAGGGGAGTGTAGGCCCTGCCCCTGTTCGATTTCTCCAAGGACCCGCGCGCGAACGTGCACAGCATCAAGAAGCGGACGCTCAAGATGATCCTCGAGGCGTCGAAGTCGCAGTACCCCGAGGAGTTCGGGGCGCTGCTGAGGGCCGAGAAGGGCGTCATCTACGAGCTCATACTCCTTCCGGGCACGATCGCCGGGGAGAGGCATGCGATCTTCCATTTCAGCAACCTGCCGATAGATTCCACAGTCGTCGGTACGATCCACTCGCACCCTTCAGGGGCGATCCATCCCTCGGGAGCCGATGTGGACCTGTTCGGCAAGTTCGGCTGGATCCATATCATCACAGGGTACCCGTTCGAGAGGCAGAGCTGGGGCTGCTTCGATTCCAACGGGGAGCCGAGGCAGCTCAAGGTAGTCGATTGATACTCAATCGCTTGCCTTTCTTGACGGGCGGGCTCTGCCAAGCGTTCTTGTGTACAGATCAATTGCCCGCTGGCTCGACAGCCAGTCCCCACGAACCATCAGGGCCGGCAACTGGCCCTGCCCTGCCCTAAGCGAAAGGTACTGTGCCGAGTAACCGCTCTTCCGGGAGAAGGATTTCAGCTGTTTCAACTCATCTTCCCGGGTCCCGACTTGATCGAGAAGATCGAGGAGCGAGTGCGCCATCAGCACACGGACGAACTCGACCAGACGGGACAGGTCGCCGTCGTTCGCGCTCTCCATGCACGAGAGATATCGCCTTCGGTTCTGAGGCAGCACGTGAACAGGAGGCCAGTTGTGCTTGAGGAAATGGAGGTTCAGGAGCAGCCTGCCTACGCGCCCGTTGCCGTCGCTGAACGGATGGATCGACTCGAACTCGTTGTGCATCCAGGCGCCGAGGTCGAACACTGGATCTCCTTCCCTGTCCCTTCTTGAGTATTCTCTAGCCCATTCCTCCATCATGGGCACGACCTTCTCCATCCGCGGCAGAGCGAAGCTCGACCCCGCTATCCTGACATTGACCCTGCGCCACTGCCCAGAACCCTCCTTGACCCCTCTGAAGACCGCATCGTGGAGATCCTGGACCAATACCAGCGATATGAGCTTTGTGCGGAGGGCCAGTAGTCTACGGAACGCGGCCTCGTGCTGGATGGTCTCCAGGACATCCTTGATCGGTCTGTTCGCGACGCTCTTCTGCTGAAGCAGCAGCTTCTCGACATCGGACCAGGTCAGCGTGTTGCCCTCGATTGCGTTAGTGCCCCAGGTGTTGAGAGCGCTCGCCCTCTTCCATACACCGTCGGGCAGACCGTCAAGAGGAGTGCGGGTGAGGAATTCGTCTCGCAGGGCATCAAGTATGATATTCCTCATGTGTGGTCTATATTTCATACAAAGTATATCAATCTATATGATAAATGTAGTGAAATTGAAGAAAATCATATAAAGGGGTTTGCGTGGAGCGTTTTTCACGCACAGGCCACGCCTTAGACCGATCCCGCGGCGGCCCAATAGGCGTACAGGAAGTCCTCCCAGCCGTCGGCCATGAAGGAGTAGGCCCAGTAGTAACCGGGCGTCTCCCACGAATGGTTGGGGAAGACTATCCCAAGCCCGTTGATCTGGTGGTCCATTGTGTTGGTAGTCTGGACCGCCAGGACGGTCTTGTCGAAGTTGGCGAGCACGAGCGCGCAAGCGTCCTTGACCGCGCTCGACCGAGTGTTCTTAGCGATGAGCTCGACGAACCGCTTGAAATCTACCAGGTTGATCGAGTTCGCAGCGTACGAGAAGCACGCTCCTCCTCTGGACTTCGAAACGATTCCTGCGTTGGCCTTCATGTCCTGCATCAGGAGCTCCGTGAGGTCGAAGAACGATGCGGCTGTCGCTCCCACGGCTGCGAGATCGACCGCAGCGTGGCCGTTGACCTCCTCACCCATGTACGGGGGCACTGACAGCAGCTTCTGGACCTCGTCTATGAACATGATCGAAGCCTCCCTGGGCGTCATGTACGGGTTCTCCACCAGTCCTCTGAGGGTCGCGTCGTACGGGTACCCTCTCCAGCCGGTGAATGTCTCACTGACGAGCAGGTACTGCGTGTTGAGTCCTCCCTTGAGCCACTGGTATGCGACGTCTATCTGCCCCACATTGCACTCGTCCGTGCCGATCACATCCACGTGGTAGCCCTTGAGGGCCAGAGTGACTTCGTCGATCGTCAGCGCATCAGCCGGGTGGTCGTCCCAGGCAACCATACGAGGCGAGCCGTGATCCCAGAACATCAGCACTGTGTGCTCCGCAGGGGCGGCCTTGAACGTGTAGGAGATCAGGGAACGGAGTGTCATCGGGTCGCCCATGTTGGCCTCTTTGCCGTTGAGGGCGAAATCCTTGAGCTCCACCATCTGTCCTGGCAGAACCCTGAAAAGATTCGCAGGGCCGTCGAACCTGTCAGCGAAGACGAACATCGCCACGTCCTTGGACCCGCCGACGGACATAAGCTCGTCGTAGTCGCTCTCGACTACGGGCTCGTGATGCGCGCCCGCATACACGTCCAGGCTATTGTCAGCGTCCAGATAGAGGATGTACCTCCACTGGGCCACATCGGGGCCCTTCCCGGCAGGCGGGCCCGCCTTCGCGACTGGAATCGCGAGCATGCCCACGACGACGATCAACGCTATCAGAGACACCACTAATGCTTTAGCTCTCAATTGACAGCCCCTCCCCCTGGTTTCCTACCTAGGTCAGTACCCCGAATGGCGACTTGATTATTTATGGATGTTGTGAGACGACGCTGCGCCATTCGGGCAGGGAGCACTACATGTAGTGCAAGAGACGAACCTGCTGATGTCCACCTTGGGATTGTGACCCAGGGCGTCTTGGACGTCTTCGTAGATGAGAGCGGAGACTTCGGCTTCTCCCACAAGGGAGGTTCCCAGCATATCGTCATGACCGCAATGGCCACGGACAACGCCGCTGTCCTGGGAAGACTGGCAAAGAGAGCTCGGAGGAAGATGAGTATCCAAGGAATGACCGCCCAGGAATTCAAGTTCAAGGGGAGCTCGGACTGGATGCGATTTCACTTCCTGAGGGGGATTGCAGAAAGCAATTGCGAGATATCGTGGGTGGGGGTCCGAAAGGAGAACGTATGCGAGAAATACGTAGAACGGAGAGAGCTACTATACCAGCTCATGTGCAGAGCTGTCTTAGGACCTGTCTTCAAGAGAGTCCGCGGGAACACAGTCAACATTGTATTTGACAGACGGACCGAGAAATGGCTTCTGTAAATCGAACTCGACCTCTTTGTCGGGAGCATCATGTCCCAGAACTGCTCAGGCGCCTTCCCGCCCAGGTTGAAAATCAGACACGTCGACTCACGAAGATCTCCGCAGCTCCAAGCCAACGATTTCGTGACAGGCGCGCTCTTCCAACTTGTAGAGAGGGAGAACGCACACTACTATGACGTAATTGGCGAACGAGTGGTTGATGGTACTCTTATCATCTAGAAAAGTGCAGCCCCCGGACGGAGTTTTTTTCTGGGGCGCCATTCCGACGCCCGCTATACCGTCCGGGACTTACCTGCAATTGACAATACTGCGACATCCCATAAGTATGTTGCGCGCGGATGTAGCCGCAATCCAGCTACCGTCACATGGATGACGATACCATCAGAGCAGCCTGCTCTTAGGTGCGATCGTGCCTCTCGCAACTGCGCCCAGTCCTATGAAGGTCCCCTCGCCAATGATAGTGCCCACATCGATGGTGGCGTTGATGCCCGTCTTGACATCGTCCCCCATGATGACGCCCAGCTTCCTGCGGCCGGAGCCGACCTTCTTCCCGTCGACCACGACCTGAATCTCCCTCTCGTCCAGGCGGAGGTTCGCGACCTTGGTGCCTGCGCCCAGATTGCACCTCTCGCCGATGACGCTGTCCCCCACGTAGGACAGGTGCGGCACGTTGGTCCTGTTCATGATGATCGAGTTCTTTATCTCGACAGCAGCGCCGATCTTGCAGTGCTCGCCTATCGAAGTGCTCGGGCGGATGTATGCGTTGGGGCCTATCTCGCAGTTCTCGCCGATGATCGTGGGGCCGATGATGTATGATCCCGGCAATACTTTGGTGCCCTTGCCGACCTGGATGTTGCCGATGATCGTCGCCTTCTCGGAGACATCTCCCTTGATGTCAGCCCCCAGTCCTTCCATGAGTATGCGGTTGGCATCTATGAGGTCCCAAGGCCTGGCGACATCTATCCACTCGCCCGTGAGGAGGTGTGTGAACAAATGGCTCTTGCGAATGAGCGTCTTGAACGAGTCCGTTATCTCGTACTCCCCTCTCGATGATTTCTTCGTCTCTGCGATCGCCTCGAAGATCTCAGGCTCGAGGATGTAGGCTCCGGCGTTGACGAGGTTGGACTCGGGCACATCCGGCTTCTCTACGATGTCCTTGACGATACCGGCGTCCACGACCACGCTCCCGTACCTTCTGGGGTCCTCGACGGTCGTCAGGGCCATCAAACTGCCCTTGACCTTCTTGTGGTGCTCCACCATCCCCTTGACGCTCTCCTTGGTGAGCACGACATCCCCGTACAGGCAGAAGAACGACGAGTCGATCTTGTCCTTGATCATGCCTATGGCATGTGCGGTCCCGAGCCGCTCCTTCTGCTCGACATACGCTATCTTGACACCGAAGTCCTTCCCGTCCCCGAAATGCTCCCTGATGCGCTGGGCGCGCCAGCCTACCAGGAGTATGAGGTCCCTTATGCCCGCTTCCTTGAGCGACTCGATGTTGTGCTCCAGGAAGGGCCTGCCTGCTACCGGCAGGAGCGGCTTCGGTATGTTGGACGTCAGTGGTCTCATCCTGAGCCCTTCGCCCGCAGCTAGAATATAGCCCTTCATCTGCAAGACCTCTTGACCACATTGTCCATCGTGCTCATGATGTTCGCGGCCCGCTTCTCGGTCCTTGCCTCCGCCACGAGCCTGATCTTGGGCTCGGTCCCGGACGGCCGGACGAGCGCCCAGCCGTCATCGAACTGGAGCCGGTAGCCGT
Protein-coding regions in this window:
- a CDS encoding fibrillarin-like rRNA/tRNA 2'-O-methyltransferase encodes the protein MTKPLTRVEGIPGVFTDGHGLLTVNAAPGKDVYGERLVESDGIEYRSWDPKRSKLAAAILLGARALGIDESTKVLYLGAASGTTASHVSDIVTNGMVHCIEVSERSFRDLVGVCETRKNMIPILADANRPEEYSHMIEGVELVYQDIAQRNQVDIFVRNMAAFDAEHGILMLKSRSINVNRRPKEVFSEVGKALVSKSLKVKQVVDLQRYSKDHAAFIVEV
- a CDS encoding DUF3800 domain-containing protein, with the protein product MDIYVDESGDLGFSWPRSSKYLIVAMLATSDSRQLHRIMKRARSRFRDSRYPGGEFKFNRESDVVRVFFMEALGKANCAITWTAVDKMKPRRRFTRGSDLYDLACEETLRQMSRVLEAGSIDMIMDCRRSKTKQRRNLESLMNRVLMSNHPGHFPPELTIRHLDSESCVGLQIHDFVVGSVFQRVERMNERYLRIIEGRVTSYRII
- a CDS encoding NAD(+)/NADH kinase, whose translation is METHTAEALGLKGEPLQKMKVDVLITIGGDGTILRTLQGNDAPVMGVNAGVLGFLTEVQGDEIKPAIKKLLAGEYHLEKRLKLKTTMNGQRLEDATNEAVVHTAHIAKMRHFAISVDGTPATEIRADGLIVATPTGSTSYAMSVGSSIIDPRVDAFVIAPIAPFRLAARPLVVAAKSKIAVTILEPKECTMVIDGQCEFKIRGDEKLVFTASEKKAKFVSFKDDFYRNLEEKLIASAPFAAHRH
- a CDS encoding Mov34/MPN/PAD-1 family protein — its product is MILEASKSQYPEEFGALLRAEKGVIYELILLPGTIAGERHAIFHFSNLPIDSTVVGTIHSHPSGAIHPSGADVDLFGKFGWIHIITGYPFERQSWGCFDSNGEPRQLKVVD
- a CDS encoding Fic family protein → MRNIILDALRDEFLTRTPLDGLPDGVWKRASALNTWGTNAIEGNTLTWSDVEKLLLQQKSVANRPIKDVLETIQHEAAFRRLLALRTKLISLVLVQDLHDAVFRGVKEGSGQWRRVNVRIAGSSFALPRMEKVVPMMEEWAREYSRRDREGDPVFDLGAWMHNEFESIHPFSDGNGRVGRLLLNLHFLKHNWPPVHVLPQNRRRYLSCMESANDGDLSRLVEFVRVLMAHSLLDLLDQVGTREDELKQLKSFSRKSGYSAQYLSLRAGQGQLPALMVRGDWLSSQRAIDLYTRTLGRARPSRKASD
- a CDS encoding NTP transferase domain-containing protein; protein product: MKGYILAAGEGLRMRPLTSNIPKPLLPVAGRPFLEHNIESLKEAGIRDLILLVGWRAQRIREHFGDGKDFGVKIAYVEQKERLGTAHAIGMIKDKIDSSFFCLYGDVVLTKESVKGMVEHHKKVKGSLMALTTVEDPRRYGSVVVDAGIVKDIVEKPDVPESNLVNAGAYILEPEIFEAIAETKKSSRGEYEITDSFKTLIRKSHLFTHLLTGEWIDVARPWDLIDANRILMEGLGADIKGDVSEKATIIGNIQVGKGTKVLPGSYIIGPTIIGENCEIGPNAYIRPSTSIGEHCKIGAAVEIKNSIIMNRTNVPHLSYVGDSVIGERCNLGAGTKVANLRLDEREIQVVVDGKKVGSGRRKLGVIMGDDVKTGINATIDVGTIIGEGTFIGLGAVARGTIAPKSRLL